In Sus scrofa isolate TJ Tabasco breed Duroc chromosome 12, Sscrofa11.1, whole genome shotgun sequence, the DNA window cctgtctttttagggccgcactcgcagcatatggaagttcccaggctaggggctgaattggagctaccgctgctggcctataccatagccacagcaacttgggatctgagccacatctgcaacctacaccacagctcacagcaatgctggatccccaacccgctgagcaaggccagggatcgaacccacatcctcatggatactagttgggttttgttatggctgagccacgactggaactccctccAAGAGCCTGGTTTAAAGCCACGACGAGGCCTGTCCTGAGTAACTCAGGACCCACACCAGCTGGCACCTCTGCAAAGGAGTAAATAACATGGCTGCTCACCAAGGAGCTGCAGGCTCCGAAAGAAGGTCAAGCATGATCGGGGGAGGCAGTCCAAGTTCAAAGTCCCTGTCTCACGCTACACTCTGAATTTAAAATAAGCACCCACCATTCAGCTGGTTTTAGGTGATAGAAGCTGGCTAAATAAAGAGCTGGGATGATTACGAGATGCCCTTCTTAGCTTGGCTACAATACATCAGCAGTTATCTGAAAACGCAGCACGTTCAGAAATGGGAGCGGCTCCTCTAGAGCCAATGGAGGGTAGATTTTGTCCACCTATCCCAGGCCACAGTATGTAGCTACTAAGCACTTGGTGATTACTGCTGAAATaacaaattacttttaaaaggtgctttactgggagttcccattttggctcagtggaaacgaatctgaccagtaaccatgaggttggggttcactctctggctctgctcagtgcgtaaaggatccagcattgccctgagctgtggtgtagtttgcagacgtggcttggatcctgagttgctgtggttgtggtggaggacagcaactacagctccacttcaacccctagcctgagaacctcctccatatgccacgggtgtggcccccaaaaagcaaaaaaaaaaaaaaaaaaaaaggtgctttgCTATGCGCCAAGCTGATTAGCTACTATGCACCCACAAACTAACTAACTCCTGGAGACAAGTAACCACACTCTGACCAGCCCACGTCACTCCTGTACATGCCTAAACAGCTCTGGTCAGTGGTGCCCACATCTGCAAATGCACTGTGCTTCCTTGAGTTTGCCTGGGAGATATCTTGGGACTACTAAAAACCTCTGCACTCAATAAAAGTTATTCTTGTAGGTCAAAAACTGGAATATCGGCAACTGCTCTGGTTCAGTATATTAGTTGaaggaataaatggataaatgagagGTGTTGCATGCTGAGGGCTTTTCCTATCAGAGACAGGGATGATCAGACTACATAACCTACTTCCTGGGGTTATGAGATGAAAAACACAGAGCATGTGTGACGGAGGAAGAGCAGCCAATGGTAGCTATTGTTAGCCTTTAGAACGGatgcgtttcttttttttttttttttttcggtctttttgtcttttcagggccgcacccacagcatatggacgttcccaggctaggggtctaatcggagctgtagctgccagcctacaccacagccatagcaacgccagatccttaacccactgagcgaggccagggattgaacccgcaacctcatggtttctagtcggattcgtttccactgcgccacgacgggaactcccagacacatTCTTAAAGCACCAAGTTTTCAGAAACAGGACTGTGCTGATTACTTGTACTGTTCCCAGCTGAGGGCAAACTGCTGCCTTGGCTTCTTGGAGGTACTGACGTTGTTTGTGCTTGGTTTCTTGTAACAGTGGGTGACAGGGATGATCAGACTAGCTAAAAAGCCCTAAGCTAATTACAAGAAAAGGCCATTACTACTGAGATTCGTGTAGAGACCCATCATAacacacattttgctttttatgtaaaTCTAGCATTTAAAGTTAAGTCTTTTttagagttctcactgtggtgccgtggattaaaaatccaactgcatggagttcccatcgtggctcagcggtaacaaacccaaagagtatccatgaggacgcaggtttgatccctagcgccgctcagggggttgaggatgtggtgttgccgtgacctgtggcataggttgcagatgtggttcggattccgagttgctgtggcaaaggtaggcagctgcagctccgactggatccctagcctaggaacttccatatgctgcaggtgtggccctaaaaaaaaaaaaaaaatctgactgcagtggctcaggtcaccgagaggtgcagattcaatccccagtctgaTTCGACGCCagtctggtacagtgggttaaaggatccagcattgccacagctgcagcacaggtctcaGCTATggatcagattcagtccctggccaggaacttccatgtgtcacgtGTAcggccatcaaaaagaaaaaaaaataagtctttttttgtCTACAACACCCCTAAGTACAGCCACGTAAATAAGTCACCTGGTGCTCCTCAGCTGAAAGGGCAGCAACTGTTTTAAAGCTGGAGAGaaaggagtccctgttgtgactcagcagtaacaaaccctactaggaaccatgaggatgcaggtttgatccctggcctcggtcagtgggttaaggatggagcGTTGCTGgaaattgtggtgtaggtcgcagacgaggctcgtgtcccgtgttgctgcggctgtgatgtaggcggggtagctgtagctctgattcgacgcctagcctgggaactccacatgccgaggatgaggccctaaaaaagcaaaaaaaaaaaaaaaaaaaaaaaaaaaagcagcagcagcagcagtgtaAAGCATCTTCAAGGTTACTGGGCAATGTTTGCCTTCCAGGCTGCCAGTTTTACTTCCTTCCTCCTGTATCAGATGCCTCGACTGAAATCGAATGCCAGATGTGCCCAGGATGTGTCTATCTGCAAGCACAGCTATGTAAATATTAACAAAAGCTTTATTACCAACATTCCTACAATAACCATGACTCAGAAAGGCCACAGTCTCTAACCCTCTTGTTCTACTGCACTGTTGACAGGGCAATACTGGACAGTGTAAGGTCCTGGTTTCTAAGAACGGAAGTACTGCGGGAGAGCAGAAGACAGAACTGTTTGACTGCTtagaaaggaaacaagagaaataaaggtGTCTCTGCCTGACAGGCTCGTAGAAGACATCTCTCGGAGACCTTTGTGCTTTAAAAACACACAGGAGCCCTGGGAGGGAGAAACAAGAGGTGGCAGAGGCAAGTGCCAGGGGAACATGCGAAGGAGCCACCAGGGAGCCTCGGGCTTACCTTGTTGGCGCACTGCTTGCACTGCTTCTCATCCAGGCAATCCCCTGCCACCTTGGCCAGGACGGGATCCAGGGGGTTATCCTTCAGATCCAGCCACTTGAGGCTCTAAAGAGATGGGGCAGAGAGGCTCGTAAGCCAGACTTCATGTCAAAAGGCTCCTCGAGTGGAACAAAATGCGCAGGAAGAGAGCCCCTCTGTGTTCCAGCTGCAGGGAAATCCATCTGAGGCTGTGACAAGGTGGTCACTCCTGTTGGTCTTTCTCACAGCCACGCTCCGTCTGCCACCCCTGGCCATGGCACCCTGGGTCATGACCTGTTTACCTTGAGCTGAGCAAAGCTGACAGGCAGGGTGACCAGCCTGTTGTTGAGGAGGTCCAGGTGCTGGAGGTTGACCAGGCGGCCAAAGTCCGCCGGCAGCTGCCGCAGCTTGTTCTTACTCAGGTCCAGCTTCACCAGGTGTGTGAGGCCACAGAACTCCGACTGGGACCCAAAGAGAGAACACGAGGTcttgagcacacacacacacacccagacgTAACAGTCCAGGGGCCCCCAGGTCGGAGGCACCCAGGCGCCAATCCACCTCGAAGGAAAAGAGCAAGCACCGTTCCTGGGGTGGGCAGTGAGATGCATATGCACAGGGCTTAGCCTGAAGGAGGCACGAAGTGTGGGTTCCTTTACCCTCGGCCCTCCCTCCGACCCATCCTCCAGAACACCCTGTGGCCACCTTTCATAGGAGCTGTCCAAACATGGTGCAACCATCCGTTTTTCTAGAAAGATCATGTGCCCCGTGCGTACCTAGTGTTATTCTTTGTTGTTCTTTGCAGCACCCAGCACAGTACTTAGTACAGGTGCCCAAGGAGCATTCTCTGAGTGACTGACTCAGCGGGCTGGGGCCCATCCTACCCATATGCTGGCTCTTCTTCAGCACAGTTCAAAACATCCCTCTCGTCATTAAGCCTTTGCTCAGCCCCCAGCTGAAGGGATGCTCCACCCTCAGCTAATGAGGCACTAGCTGTGTTCTCTGGGGACCTGTAAATGCCAGTGGATCTGTACTGCAGAGGAGAGCAagacaaatgaagaaactcagactGCAAAGTGCACTTGGGGGTGCCGAGTGACAATGTGACAAAGTGTCCGGCAGGTTGCAAGGAACGGCTGCCCTTCTTTAACTAGACACAAAATACTTCCTGGAAGAAGGGGGATCTTAGATGCTTTTTTCCAATGTTAGAAACAGTTCTTGATGAGCTGCAGGAAGATGTTACAGACAATAAGTGAGGCCCAGGAGAATGGTAAGATGGAAATGGACTAATGATCCAATGAACAACTGCCAACTTCTGGGACTTAATTCCTGAGCCAGAGCCTGACGGGGTATGGTGCAGAGTGGACCGGCCAGAGTAATGGATGGAAAAGGCAATAATGACAACAAACTTAGGCCTGACGGTGCAGGACCACCGCCATGGAGGAGAAACCAGCCCATACCCAGGAGAGGTCGAGGGGGCTGAATGACTCCTACGCTTTCACAGGTGGAGCAAAAGAAGCAGGAGAAGTTGCACAAGAAAAATCAGAAGGATTCGACTGGAAACATTATCTCAAGTAATTCAGGTGTCGGGAGGATGATATGGCAAGTCCCACAGAACTATGCTTTTTCCCATTCCCCATCAAAAGATGCACGGAGAGGCTGTTCAGAAACAGCATTCTCTCTGGAATGCAGAGCAACTTACAGAATCGTCTCTTGCCTCTTCTACTGCAATAGGGAGGTAAACTATTtctcaaaggaataaaataaggcaggaaaaaaaacatgACCCCAACAAGCGACTCAGCCAAATGTTCTGGTGACTTTCGTTTTTGGTGGCCTGACTTTCCCACTGTTCTTAAAGAAAGCGGCCTCTACCATGCTTCCCTTCCTACTGAGATGAACCTCCCCGCTTCTACCCCCAACACACTCCAATTTAGTGGTAGCCTGCTGGCAGGCCTATCCTGAAATTATGCCTTATGATGTAACTCCGCCAAATAAGAAGGAGAAGCATGAAGGCTCCCTGCCAGTCTTACCGGTAGAGTAGTCAGTTTATTGCAGGACAGATCCAGTATGGTGGCCTTGGAGAGGGCAGCCTAGGAAAGGGAATGAGAACAAAACGTCAGATCAACACATGGAACAATTCAGTGACATCTGCTAATGAAGCAATTTCCAGAGAAAGTCCCCACGATTAgaaaagaccttaaaaaaaaaaaaaaaaaaaaaaaaaaaaaaaaaaaaaaaacctctaaagtATAATGTTCCTGGAGACAGGAAAGGCAAAATAAGCCAGTCAGAGTCAACCAGGACAGAGAGATGAATGCAAAGAGCAGGGATTCCTttccaagaaaggaaaacagattctTAGAAATTCTCCATGGCACTCCTACTATTCCCTCTAGTACTGCTCCCGATTAGGTTCAGGGCAGGGACTCTGTCAAACAGCTTTGTGATTTCCATATTCTCTAGGTCAAGGCTCTTCTCCATATACCCGTTGGCTGATCCACgactgaatgaatgagtacaTGAGTGAGTGCAAAGTAAAATAAGGCCCTCACATCCCAGCTCTGTTTTCCCATGGGGTTCAGCTTGGAGAAGCTCAGCAAAACTAATCCTTCCGTCTCCCGGGGGCGATGTTGTGTCAACCAGATGCCTGGAGTAAGTGCTTTCAGATGGCAGTCCTAGGGCCAGGCTGACACATGGCTGGCCATCTTCCTGGGGCCAGGAAGAAGGCAAATATTCGGTTAAGGATATTGGGTCAACTCTGCACTTTCCAAATGTCAGAAAGTCCCAAGAATGACATCTGACGACCTAAAAAAGTTTGAGCTATTACAATGGGAAGCACACCTTGGTAATACCTACATGTATGAGCATTTGCTACCTGCCAAGTAGTTTACATTACAATTGTATTTAGTCCTCCCAACAGCCCTATGAGATAGCAACAACTATCACCGTGTTATAAAGGAGGATAATCTAGGCTCAAAGGTTAACTAGCCTGCCAAGGGTACTAAGCCATTAAGCAATACAGCTGATCTACGAACTGGGAATCCCATTCTAACCTGGATACTACACAGCCAAGGTGGAGGGAAGACTGGGCCAAGTGCCAAAAGCAAATATGATCAGTTAGAGACAGTGACGAAAGTGCAGGTCATCCAAAGCGACGCTACTGTGGGGGATAAGGGTGGGGAACTAGGTGGGCAAAGCAAGGATGTACATTAACTTCACTTTGGCAACAAACTAGTCAGGTAATGTCCCTTGGGCCTCAGCCTGTTTTCCTGGttgtgggagtgggggggggggggccaccCTGGTGCAGATTCCCGCCAGTTTCAGAGTTGGGAAGAGACCTTGCCAACCAAGCAGTGACATTTCACTCTCAAGGAAGGACGCCTCAAGGCTGGGACAGCCAGCTGGGATTGGTCGCTTCCTAGAAAGGCCTGGTTCTGAGCCACACCCAGGTCTACCCGGAGGCCTACTCTGACGagtcactcattcatttgttcattcattctcccAAAACATCAAGCAATCTCTCCGTGGGCGCCTACTCTGGGTCGGGCACGGAGCGAAGTTCCCTGAAAGCTCTTGAAATGCACGAAGATTCACTCCTGACCCGTAAAAAGCCCATGGCTACACCAGCAGCTAACCTCCCATCTTCTGGACCTGCGCCAAAGTGACACGTGTACATCCCAGGAAGAACGCTGGGGCTGGACGCGGCCTCCCCGAGGACTTAGTCCCACTTCCCCCACCTCGTTTTAAGCCATGGAAACTGAAGCTTGGGAAGGAAGgagacccccccccaccagggGCCAGCGCCAGTCGAGGACCGGCGCCTTGGGCCTCGAGGGACCGTACTGACCAGCTCCTTGACAGGGACCTCATTCAGGTCGCTGAGGCTCAGGTCCAGCTCGTTGCCGTCAAGCTTGTCGCGGAGGTTCCCGCCCTTGCTACCGGCCTTGGTCATGGTGACGCCGGCTGAACGGGTCCCGGCCCCGGGGCTCCGACGGGCAGGAGAAAGGCTGAGAAGCCGCTCGTGGACTGAGGGGACGCGCACTCAACCGACAAAGCCTACGTCCCCCGCCGCCGCAGGTGCGAGATCACCGCCGACCGTCCGCCCGCCGGCCGCACTCTGAGCCCCGCACCCCGTTCCCACCGGTGCCGCCGCGACGACGACCACTTCCGTGTCCACGTCACCTTCCGCGGCCACTGAGACAGGCTGGGCCAGAGCGGCCAGAGCATGTTCGGGAGCGCCCTCTGGCGCACAGGATGGCGCACTGCTGTCCCGGGCACGGCCGAGGGCGCCGGttcaggctctttttttttagggcatccgcggcatatgaaagttctccatgccacagccacagtaacgcgggatcccagccgtgtctgcgacctacaccacaactcactgcaacgcgagatccccaacccgctgagcgggTTGGAACCCGTGTCTTCaggaatactagtcggattggttttcTCTgcgccagaatgggaactcctggttcaggCTCTTTCTGTTGCCCGCCCCCTGAGCAGCTGGGTATCCGGGTGGCGGGAAGGGCGCCGGCTGGCAGTAGCCTCAGGCAACGCCAGAAGGCAAAAAGGCtgggggctggagttcccgtcgtggcgcagtggttccgaccaggaaccatgagattgcgggttcggttcctgcccttgctcagtgggttaacgatccggcgttgcggtgagctgtggtgtaggttgcaggcgcggctcggatcctgcattgctgtggctctggcctaggctaggccggcagctacagctccgattggacccctggcctgggaacctccatatgccgcgggaacggcccaagaaatagcaaaaagacaaaaaaaaaaaaaaaaggctgggggctggaggagctCACATCCAAAACTTACCTCACCAGATTTTCCCCATTCTTCTGGATTAGGAGCAGAAACTAGATGTCCTTCAAAATTGCTCTGTCCCCTATTTAACTAACAATCCCCAAATCATCATCATCGTCCGGAAaactttgcctctctctctcacctcctccttACCTCCCCAAGCCCTGGGACCAGCAACTTACGCCTGGATTACTACTCACAGTGTCTCTACCTCTCATCCACCTCCACCCAGCTGCCCACATGATATTTCTAAAAATCTAGCCAAGTCTCTCCtttgcttaaaacccttcaaACCTCCAGCTGTCTGTAGGATATGGACCACTCTCTTTTCTAGACTGAATCCTGTGTGTTCCTGCAACTTTCTGACAAGCCCTGGCCCCAGCCAGGGATACTTCAGAGACTTCCAGTAGGTGGCATCCACACCTTCCCTGGTCTTGGAATGGCCCTGCCTTCCGACCTACCTTTGCTACCTAGCTAATTCCTAGTCCTTCAGGAAACCTTCCCTGGGGTTTATGAATCCTTAAGCAGTCACCATACATTACCTACAAACAAGCATTATAATGGTACCCGGCTGATAGAGTTTGAGGAGGACTGAATTAGTAAAATACATGAAGAACTTACATCAGTGTCTGGCACTTAGTAAGTACCCAGTCAATACTAGCTTTCACTCCTAATCCACCGTTATACTTACCTTTGTGCGACTTTCCTCCTAATGGGTTGTGATGGCAGGGGTTTCGCCTTTGCATTCCCAGTGTCTGATCCAGGGTAGCTGCTCATTCAAAAGTCtgttgagagttcccactgtggctcagtggttaacttatccgactaggaaccacgaggttgcgggttcaatccctgcccttgctcagtgggttaacgatccagcgttgctgtgagctgtggtgcaggttgcagacgcgcctcagatcccgcgttgctgtggctgtggcgtaggccagcagctacagctctgattagacccctagactgggaacctccacatgccatgggagcagccctagaaaaggcaaaaagacaaaaaaaaaaaaaaaaatctgtcgaATGAATGCATGAAACACGTCACCCACTCCAGACTTCagttggcttatttttgttttgttttgtttttgcattttagggctgcacacaaggcatatggaagtttccaggctaggggtcgaatcagagttacagctgccggccacagccacagccacagcaatgccagattcgagccatgtctgcgacctataccacagctcatgggaacgctggatctttaacccactgtaccacgatgggaactcctgtcttatttTCGAAATGGAGAGGGGATCTATGAAGAACCAATGAAGTCAGTTCAGGGGCCTACTCAATTAACAAATCATTGTGCGTACTGCTCCCCATCCCTAGGAAGGCACAATACTCTGGGCTCCTGGGAAATAGACAAAGGCAGTTGGGGTAATGCTATATTAGCACTGGGCAACCTCTAAAGCCCTTgagcatccattctttttttctttttagaaacgcacctgtggcatacggaagttcccaggataggggtggaattggaactgcaactggagcctatgccacagccacagcaatgccagatccaagcacatCCTCAACCTAGGTGGTGgtttacggcaacactggatccttaacccactgagcaaggccagggatcaaacctgcatcctcagggacacaatgtcgggttctcaacccactgagccacaatgggaattccttgagcACCCATTCTTATTTTGATTCTGCATATGAAGAGACCATGGGGCACATTTTATTGTTATATCCCTTTTATGAAGGAGGAATAAATTGACCTCAATCACATAGCTGGTTGAGGGAAACACCcaaatttttatattctgtttttggtttgttttgtttttacagccacgcctgcggcatatggaagttccctcactaggggttgaatgggagcttctgctgctggcctacgccacagccacagcaacactggatggagcagcatctgtggcctacactgcagcttgtggcaatgcctgatccttaacccaccgagcaaggccagggatggaacccacaacttcacagacaccatgtctggctcttaacctgctgagccgcaatgggaacaccACCAGTTTTTTTATTCCAAATCCTGTTTCTTTTCACTACATCCTAttttccctacccccaccccaggagcctACACAAATAATGATTATAGGAGGTAGAAAGAATAAAGCGCCCTAATACATACAGattgaaatgtgtgtgtgtcgggagttccctttgtggtgcagcagaaatgaatccaactaggaaccatgaggatgcgggttcgatccctgacctcgctcagtgggttaaggatccagcgttgccgtgagctgtggcataggtcacagacgtggctcagatctctcattgctgtggctgtggtgtaggccagtggctgcagctctgattcgacccctagcctgggaacctccatatgcctcgggtgtggccctaaaaagcaaaaaacaaaaaacatacaaacaaaatctGTGTGTGAACATGCAGGGCTGTGCGGGTGTACCTTTGGGTGTGATAACATCAGAGTAACATATGTAAAAGCATTCTGTGCACATAGGACTGAGATTtacagctattatttattttaactcgTACAAGGAAGTTTTACAAAGGAAGTCcttaaggctcagagaagtcaacTCTCTATTTAAGGACAGTCacaggaattccttggtggcctagcagttaaagatctggtggtgtcgctgctgtggctctggtcgttgctgtggggtgggttcaatccctggcctgggaacttccacatgccacaggtaaggtcaagaagtaaataaataggagttcctgtcgtggtgcagtggttaatgaatccgactaggaaccatgaggttgcaggttggatccctggctttgctcagtgggttaaggatccagcattgctgtgagctgtggtgcaggttgcagaagtggctcggatcccacgttgctgtggctgtggcgtaggcttggcagctacagatctgattggacccctagcctgggaacctccatatgccgtggaagcggccctagaaaaggcaaaaagactaaataaataaataaataaaatgggaaagtgTTTCAAGGACCCATTGGGGCAAGATGGGAAGGGCCCATGCAGGATATCTGAGGGCAGCTGACCCCTTTCAAGGTTCTGAGGGCAGCTGGCCCCTTTCATGGTTCACCCTACAGCTGGAGGTTGGCTGCAAAAAAGGCCAACTCGGAGAGTCCTTGAAGATTGAAGGCCCCAAAGTACTTTTTAACGCAAATGGTCTCTGTGTCTATTGCTTACTTAATTACACAGACTTGCTTTCAACACTTGTAGAGAGATACACCACATTCCTATACATGAGCACAAAGTAAACTTCAAATCTGAAGCAATCGCAATTAGAAATCCCgacaagatttttgtttttgttttagaaccAGGAAAAAATGATCTGAAAGTGCatacaagaaggaaaaaatctaatttattttatttcatttgggggggttaattttttttttaatttttttattttctagggccacacctgaggcatatggaggttcccaggctaggggtctaatcggagctacagcttccggcctacaccacagccatagcaatttgggatctgagctgcatctgtgacctacaccacagctcacagcaacaccagatccttaacccactgagtgaggccagggattgaacccacaacctcacggttcctagtcagattagttaaccactgagccacgatgggagctccaaattttttttatatacaaaaaaCTAGTATTGTTTCTGCATAAGGTAGATGTTCTGGATGACCCATTCAAGGAAgctcatgtgctttttttttttttggtctttttgccttttctagggctgctcctgcgggatatggagtttcccaggctaggggtctaataggatctgtagccgctggcctacaccacagccacagcaacgccagatccaagcagcttctgcgacctacaccacagctcagagcaacgctggatccctaacccactgagcaaggccagggattgaacccgcaacctcatggttcctagtcagaatcgttaaccacttgagccacgaagggaacttccaaggTAGCTCACTTAGTCCAACTTAGGCCAATATCCTTCGAGTACTGGCAGAAGCACCAGCAGCACATATTGAGGCCGTATTTCTGGATCAGACCATGCCAGTATGAGCAGACTTGGCAAGAGCGAGAACCCTGGCCAAATTTTCTCGGATGGCTCCAGCAGAGCTGCTGGTGACCCGTCTTGCTCTCTCTGCTGCAACAAGGCAAAAGGCAACAatctaattttttgctttttttgttttttgtttttttgccttttctagagccgctcctgtggcatatggaggttcccaggctaggggtcgaatcggagctgtagccactggcctacaccacagccacagccacgccagatccgagccacgtctgcaacctacaccacaggtcagggcaacgccagatccttaaccccctgagcaaggccagggatcgaacctgcaacctcatggttcctagtcagatttgttaaccactgcgctaccacaggaactctgcTCCGCAACAATCTAATTTAAATGGGAGGGCAAATATGGGAGAATTGCCCTCCCATCTGAA includes these proteins:
- the LRRC59 gene encoding leucine-rich repeat-containing protein 59 isoform X1, producing the protein MIFLEKRMVAPCLDSSYERWPQGVLEDGSEGGPRVKEPTLRASFRLSPVHMHLTAHPRNGACSFPSRWIGAWVPPTWGPLDCYVWVCVCVLKTSCSLFGSQSEFCGLTHLVKLDLSKNKLRQLPADFGRLVNLQHLDLLNNRLVTLPVSFAQLKSLKWLDLKDNPLDPVLAKVAGDCLDEKQCKQCANKVLQHMKAVQADQERERQRRLEIDREAEKKWEAKQRAKEAQERELRKREKAEEKERRRKEYDALKAAKREQEKKPKKETNQAPKSKSGSRPRKPPPRKHTRSWAVLKLLLLLLLCVAGGLVACRVTELQQQPLCTSVNTIYDNAVRGLRSHDIVQWVLQTDSQQ